From a region of the Triticum aestivum cultivar Chinese Spring chromosome 7D, IWGSC CS RefSeq v2.1, whole genome shotgun sequence genome:
- the LOC543184 gene encoding histone H2B.3, with the protein MAPKAEKKPVAEKAEKTTAAKKTKAEKRPPASKEGGEKKGKKKSKKSVETYKIYIFKVLKQVHPDIGISSKAMSIMNSFINDIFEKLAGESAKLARYNKKPTITSREIQTSVRLVLPGELAKHAVSEGTKAVTKFTSA; encoded by the coding sequence ATGGCCCCCAAGGCGGAGAAGAAGCCGGTGGCGGAGAAGGccgagaagacgacggcggcgaagaagaccaaggccgaGAAGCGGCCGCCGGCGTCCAAGGAGGGCggcgagaagaaggggaagaagaagtcgaagaagagcgtggagacgtacaagatctacatcttcaaggtgctgaagcaggtgcacCCCGACATCGGCATCTCCTCCAAGGCCATGTCcatcatgaactccttcatcaacgaCATCTTCGAGAAGCTCGCCGGCGAGTCCGCCAAGCTCGCCCGCTACAACAAGAAGCCCACCATCACCTCCCGGGAGATCCAGACCTCCGTCCGCCTCGTCCTCCCCGGCGAGCTCGCCAAGCACGCCGTCTCCGAGGGCACCAAGGCcgtcaccaagttcacctccgctTAG